A region of the Thalassoroseus pseudoceratinae genome:
CAGGTAAACAGCCAGCAGTTTTTTGAACTCCAGCAGTTGCTCGAAGCAGATCAGGCAGCCGAACGCGAGGGGTTTCTTGCACCTCTCGAGACGCATATTCCGATCGAGCTCGGTGTCGACGAAGAGGACCAATCCGTCGACGGTACGAGGGCGGAGAAGTCCTCGTTCGATTCGAGTGGTACACAGAAAAAGAACAATGCACTGCAGGGAGTGGAAACGGTCAAGGCGACAGATCATTCCCATTTCTACGAGGACAACGATGGCGAAGCTGAGGTCGCCGACGAATCGGATGATGAAGATGAGCAGAAAGAACGGATTGGGGATTATCAAATCAGTCGGTTGCTCGGGAAGGGGGCGTACGGGCTAGTATTTGAAGCCAGAAAAACCGGTGAAGCCGATCCGGTCGCGATTAAAGTGCTCCGAAAAAAATGGTGCAGCCAGCCGAAGCATGTCGAGCAGTTCCTTTCTGAAGCCAGGCAGACTCAGGGCATTCATCAGGAAGGGATTGTGAGAATTCTCGAAGTGAACTCGGACAACGAGCAACCCTTCATTGTCCAAGAACTGATCGATGGATGGAATCTCGAGGAGTACGTTCGACGATTCGAACCTGACCGCACTGAGATCATCAACCTCGTTATTAAACTCACGCGGATCGTCGTCCATATTCATCAGTGCGGGATATATCACCGAGACCTCAAACCGGCCAATATTCTCGTCGACAAGGATGGGTGTCCCCACATCGTCGATTTTGGATTGGCGATGCGGTTCCGTGACGGTTGGAAGCGGAGGGGGGAAATCGCCGGCACGGTGGCGTACATGTCCCCCGAACAACTTCGAGGCGAATCCCATTTAGTGACTGCCAGTAGCGATATTTGGAGCATTGGCGTCATTCTCTACGAACTGCTTGCTAAGACGCGGCCGTTTCTCGGTGAAGCTTGGGATGTGATTTTTGCAGAGATCGAATATCGGGAGCCCCGCGGTCTCAGGGAAATTGACCCGTCCATACCGACACATGTGCAATGGATTTGCCTGAAATGCTTGACCAAAGAAATCAATCGCCGGTACCGATCAGCAAGCGATTTGCTGGATGATCTCCAACGAGAGCATTCGAGCGTTGGCCATGCGTCTCTTGATCGCGTTGTTAAACCCAGCTTGAGGTCATTTGGAGCCGAAGACCACGAGGCCTTTTTAGAGTTACTTCCAGGAATCCGCGACGCCGACGGAATCCCAGAGTGTCTTTCTTATTGGACATCTCGGATGACAGATACAGGGCCATCCGCCTTCCGGATCGGTGTGCTCAGCGGGCTCAGTGGCAGCGGGAAATCGTCCCTGATTCAAGCTGGTCTTCTGCCTTTGCTCCGTAGAACTCAAATTCGTCCCGTGCTCATCAGAGCGACCGCTGAGCGGACCGAGCAAGACCTCCGAAAAGCACTAGTCGATCGATTTGCATTTCTGAGAGGCCTATCTCTTCCGGATAGCTTTTGCAAGTTGCGGGAATCCGACCTACTTGCTCGCGATGAAAAAGTGCTCATTATTATCGATCAATTCGAGCAATGGCTTTATGCCCACTCGGAGGACGAGGGACGAGAACTCGTTCACGCACTTCGGCAATGTGATGGACAACAACTCCAAGTTGTTCTTTGCATTCGAGATGGGTTTATCGTATCGCTCAAACGATTGCTTTTGGCGGTGGATGCCGAGTTAGACACCACCAAAAACTACGCCATCATCGACCTGCTCAGCAAAAAGCAGGCAAAAGTCATTCTTGAACGATTTGGTCGGGGCTGCGAGCAGATTGAATTTCCGCCCACACCGGAGCAAGAACAATTTCTGAATTCCGCTGTCGATATGATAGCCGGAACTGACAATCGTGTTGTTTGCATTCAGCTGGTGATACTCGCCACGATGATGTCTGACCGCCCTTGGGTGACCAGCGAGTTGCAACGAATCGGCGGGTTGCATGGAATCGGCGTACAGTTTCTAGAGGACCAGTTTGCATCACGGTTGGCACCGGAAACGCAGCGGATTCATCTGCACGCCGCGATTGGCGTACTGAGTTGCCTCCTACCTGCGACCGAAACTGGCATTCGAGGAAACGCCCAATCAATTGATAAATTGAGACAGGCTGCCGGGTACGATGGTCAATCCGGTCTGTTTGATGAACTGGTCACTATTCTTGGAGATCATCTCCGTCTTATCACACCCGTCGATTTTTGTGCAGAACAGGATACTCAGCTCGAGTCCGATTCATCACAGGATTCGAAAGAAATCCGTCGTTCCCAGGCGTGGTACGAACTAACCCATGACTATCTCGTCCCTGCAGTCAGAGATTGGGTCGCCAAGAGGAAACAAGTGACTCGTCGCGGTCGTGCGGAACTTCGGCTCATCCATCGAACCAATCTTTGGATCACCGGGCAAGAGTCCCGGCAATTTCCAACCTGGCTAGAATGGCTCCAAATACGCCTTTCGGTTCCACGCACTGACTGGACGCCTCAGCAGAAGGAGATGATGACGTCCGCGTCTCGCTACCATTATCGACGGTTCGCGTTGTTCGGGCTTTTCGTCTTCTTGTCGGTCTTCACAACCGGGGCCTGGCTCAGCCATTCCCGCTCGGTTGCCGCCGTCGAGCATCTCGGCTCGGCTGAGATCAACGAAGTCCCTCCCTTGCTCGAGAAGGTTTGGAAATTTGATTATTGGACCAACCATCAAATCGAAACACTGTTGGCCTCGCCTTCAAAACTTTCCAGACGAGAAACCCTTAACTATCGGCTTGCACTCCTCAGATCTGATCCGGATCAGGTTGATCCATTAGTCGACGCTTTGCTTTCTGGCACGCATTCTGAGGTCACTGTCATTTCCGATGCCCTTCAACCTCACGCTGATAAAATTGAAAGCAAACTCTGGGTGATGTTGCAGGACGCAACCACGCCTCAGGCAAAACGTCTACGATCGGCGGTGGCTTTAGCGACATGGTCGCCGCAAGATTCTCGCTGGGCGGAAAGTCAGGAAGCGGTCGTCGATAGTCTGATGGACGTACCTCTCTATGACATCGGAAAGTGGACCAAGCCGTTCCAACCTTGTCGGTCAGCGCTCCTTCCGGTGCTCCAGCGGCGTTTTTTTTCCGATCAAGAACGTGTTAGGGTCTCATCGGCAGTCATCCTATGCGATCTTCTCACCAGCGATCCGGCCTTGATATTGGAACTCATCAAAGAGGCTCAACTTGATCAACTGAGTGTCCTCGCATCCGCAGCGACGAGACACGGCGAGGGTATGACCAGCCTGTTTAAAAGGGAGTTGCAGTCGGTCGAACTCGTGCCAACGTCGACTACCCGACTGAAGTTTTATTGTGCTGAAAAATCCAATGTCGCGGCAGTTTGGTTGCGAATCGATCCGACGGCCCCTGTTTGGCATCTGTTGTCTCCCTCAACAAACATCGACTTGCGTAGCCATTTCATCCATCGTTTGGGACCAGTCGGCGTTCCTATTCAGTCAGTTCTCGATCGTTACCTTGCGGTCTCGGATGTTTCGGAGAAATTGTCCCTCGCGTTAGCTCTCGGGGAGTATCGAGACTCTGGCAATGCGAGATCCAAATTGATTGAACTTGTCAAACAGGAATTTGACGCGAACCCAGATCCTGGTATCCACTCCGCCATGCAGTGGTTGGCAAACGTGTACGGTTTCGCCGACGATCTTCAGGTCACATCACCCAAGAAAACTGGGAGAGCTTGGCAGGTTCTGGAGAGCGGACACACGATGGTTCGAATCGAGCCGCAGGGAAACGATTTCGCGGGAAACCCTGATGACCAGCGTGAATTCGAAGATCAGAGTGAGACTCAAAGGAAGGTTTCACTACCCGAGCCGTTTTGGATCGCAACTACCGAAGTGACCGAAGCCCAATGGTACGCATTTCGTTCCCCGTCTGATGAGAACTCAGAAACTTCCCAGCCGAACAGGCCCAAGACTTACGTCGATCAAGAGGATGCGATGGCCTACTGTCTTTGGCTCTCGAAACAAGCAAACATTCCTGAAGATCAGTACTGTTACCAGGAAACGAAATCGGGGCGAGTGAGACCATATCCAGACTACCTCAAACGAAAAGGCTTTCGGCTGCCCACTGAGGATGAGTGGGAATTTGCTTGTCGGGCTGGTACGACCACAAGTCGTTACTTTGGCGAACTAGCCACGCTATTGCCTGCCTATGCTTGGGGAAGAGATAATTCCAACCAAGCACTCCGAAAGGTCGGGTTGCTGAAACCAAATCAGTTTGGATTGTTCGATATGATTGGCAACGTCGAAGAGTGGTGCCAAAATGCGTATGACCCTCAGCACCCTCGAAGTACAGTCGGTGTCATTCGCGGAAGCAATTTCCTCGGCCACGCTTCTTCACTACATTCGATGCGCAGACGACCCAATCTCAAGTCTGTCAGCCTCGGTTTCGCGGGTTTTCGAATCGTATGTACAAGCCTGAAGAATTGACTATAATAGAACCTCACCCCCTCTTAAGACTCCTAAGGAAATGAACATGCAAAATTCCGACGATTGCTCCTATGATAGCAGTGGTGGAGCTATTGTTGATGGCTATTGTTTGTACCTCATTTCAGACGAAGGAAATACCGTATTGGAATGCCATTGTAAGAAGGGTTACGAGTGCAGAGACCCCGGCGGAGGTGCAAGAGGGATGGACGATTACACGCCAGGGCAGGTGGTTAAGTCCGTCTGTAAGAAGAAGGGGTCATCAAAGACCGATAAGGGCAGTTAGCTGTCTCCATTTGCGAGAGCATGACCAACAAAATGGCTGATATTTGAAAAAGTACTAGTTGGGTTCGTGGCCTCCAACGTCAGTTTGTTCGCCCGGGTTTGGTCGTGTGGCGTTGGGGAGCATCTTGACTTTCTCCACATAGCCGTATCCGCTATACCGATCCACCATTGGACTTGCGGTGTCATCGACACCTCGCGTCTCCAACTAGTATCTTGTTTTTACCGTGTTTTGTGCGAAACTGGATCACACCCTGTGATCGCTAGCGATGGCGATCCAGAATTTCGTGATCAATCATGTTTCATGATTTCAAGTGATGTTCAATTCTCAATCACTATAGCCGCCAGAATCTATCACCTCATCGACCATATCCCTCGGAGAAAACAGATGATGGGCCGAACTGTTTTTCTTGCCGACCTGTCTTTCAGTTCTTTTCGGCAGTCAACGAAGATTCACTGCCAATTTGTCCCTTCCGCTCTTATTCAAGTCTAATGGCAAGCACTCCCGGTTGACGCGATCATAACCCAACAAACGAGTTGCTCCTGTCCTTCGGGAGTCCTTCATAAACGCTTCAACAATTATCGTCGTGGTCGGTGTGCTCCCTACCTCAATTGTTATGACAGACATCGCACGTTGAAGAAGCGATTTTCTCCATGTACGCATCTCAGCTGATTAATGCCAAACATCTCTCTCATGTTGCCATCATTGGGAAGATCGACATCTCAGCAATGCGATCGGAGCCGCATGACAAACCGAAACTCCCAGTCCTGCACTGGTTTCTGCCAGATAGCAATTTGCAAGAATTCGCGAATATATCGCATCACACTGATCGCAACATGCGGTTGTATGAATGTCAGGACGGCTCAAACAGTGCCTACGCCGTCGGGTTGAGCAAACTTCTCGCCGAAGAATTAAAACCGGAAATTGATTGTGTCCTGTTGAGCCAGCCGGTTGCGGAACATGCGGATGTACTGCTGCAGTTGGTTGTGGACCGACTCCTGGTTCGCGGAGGATACATTGCTATCCAAGAGGGGCATGGTTCCCCTGGTTCAACCTCTCCGATAGTTCCTTTACTACACGCAGATTCGAATTACATCGAAATCGAGTCGGGCACTCTCTACCGGAAACGAATCGAATCGCCGACGCGGGAGGCCGCGAAATCTACGATACTGAATGCACCGTATCAATCCAGGGAAGTCGAGCTTTGTTCCTCTCGTCGTTCGGTTCGGATCGTTGACTGTGAGGAACGTGCTGTCTGCGGGCGGCTCATCGAGTTGACTCAGACCACAGATCATCGAGTTGCAGAGGTCCCACGACACATTTGCGAATCCTGTCGACGTCTCGAAACAGAATCTGCAACTCTGAATCCGATCGTCGCTTCAGAATTGTTCAAGTTCGCAAGAGACATTGTCGAATCGGGTAGGGATCAGCACGTCTCAATTGAGGACGCAAAGAAACTGCGGAAAC
Encoded here:
- a CDS encoding bifunctional serine/threonine-protein kinase/formylglycine-generating enzyme family protein translates to MSTDVSGLSPDGGIEEQFRYLLSLSTDSRNQVLQKIRQVNSQQFFELQQLLEADQAAEREGFLAPLETHIPIELGVDEEDQSVDGTRAEKSSFDSSGTQKKNNALQGVETVKATDHSHFYEDNDGEAEVADESDDEDEQKERIGDYQISRLLGKGAYGLVFEARKTGEADPVAIKVLRKKWCSQPKHVEQFLSEARQTQGIHQEGIVRILEVNSDNEQPFIVQELIDGWNLEEYVRRFEPDRTEIINLVIKLTRIVVHIHQCGIYHRDLKPANILVDKDGCPHIVDFGLAMRFRDGWKRRGEIAGTVAYMSPEQLRGESHLVTASSDIWSIGVILYELLAKTRPFLGEAWDVIFAEIEYREPRGLREIDPSIPTHVQWICLKCLTKEINRRYRSASDLLDDLQREHSSVGHASLDRVVKPSLRSFGAEDHEAFLELLPGIRDADGIPECLSYWTSRMTDTGPSAFRIGVLSGLSGSGKSSLIQAGLLPLLRRTQIRPVLIRATAERTEQDLRKALVDRFAFLRGLSLPDSFCKLRESDLLARDEKVLIIIDQFEQWLYAHSEDEGRELVHALRQCDGQQLQVVLCIRDGFIVSLKRLLLAVDAELDTTKNYAIIDLLSKKQAKVILERFGRGCEQIEFPPTPEQEQFLNSAVDMIAGTDNRVVCIQLVILATMMSDRPWVTSELQRIGGLHGIGVQFLEDQFASRLAPETQRIHLHAAIGVLSCLLPATETGIRGNAQSIDKLRQAAGYDGQSGLFDELVTILGDHLRLITPVDFCAEQDTQLESDSSQDSKEIRRSQAWYELTHDYLVPAVRDWVAKRKQVTRRGRAELRLIHRTNLWITGQESRQFPTWLEWLQIRLSVPRTDWTPQQKEMMTSASRYHYRRFALFGLFVFLSVFTTGAWLSHSRSVAAVEHLGSAEINEVPPLLEKVWKFDYWTNHQIETLLASPSKLSRRETLNYRLALLRSDPDQVDPLVDALLSGTHSEVTVISDALQPHADKIESKLWVMLQDATTPQAKRLRSAVALATWSPQDSRWAESQEAVVDSLMDVPLYDIGKWTKPFQPCRSALLPVLQRRFFSDQERVRVSSAVILCDLLTSDPALILELIKEAQLDQLSVLASAATRHGEGMTSLFKRELQSVELVPTSTTRLKFYCAEKSNVAAVWLRIDPTAPVWHLLSPSTNIDLRSHFIHRLGPVGVPIQSVLDRYLAVSDVSEKLSLALALGEYRDSGNARSKLIELVKQEFDANPDPGIHSAMQWLANVYGFADDLQVTSPKKTGRAWQVLESGHTMVRIEPQGNDFAGNPDDQREFEDQSETQRKVSLPEPFWIATTEVTEAQWYAFRSPSDENSETSQPNRPKTYVDQEDAMAYCLWLSKQANIPEDQYCYQETKSGRVRPYPDYLKRKGFRLPTEDEWEFACRAGTTTSRYFGELATLLPAYAWGRDNSNQALRKVGLLKPNQFGLFDMIGNVEEWCQNAYDPQHPRSTVGVIRGSNFLGHASSLHSMRRRPNLKSVSLGFAGFRIVCTSLKN